Proteins co-encoded in one Longimicrobiales bacterium genomic window:
- a CDS encoding Spy/CpxP family protein refolding chaperone codes for MSRRIRFRAVLGTLAMAGALVVTSMPAEGQQRPREGVRREHADGVRGRMQDPAERIERRVQMLTERLELSSEQAAQVKSVLQRQHTQMRAFMEQQGFTPGERPDRAQRTRPDSAQRAAVRAQMETLRAETEAGIERILNAEQKQKYEALREQMRERRGDRPNRPPRRLRG; via the coding sequence ATGTCCAGAAGGATCAGGTTCCGGGCGGTGCTGGGCACCTTGGCAATGGCAGGTGCACTGGTCGTGACGTCGATGCCTGCGGAAGGGCAGCAGCGCCCGCGCGAGGGCGTCCGGCGCGAGCATGCGGACGGCGTGCGCGGCCGCATGCAGGATCCGGCCGAGCGGATCGAGCGACGCGTGCAGATGCTGACGGAGCGGCTCGAGCTCAGCAGTGAGCAGGCCGCGCAGGTGAAGTCGGTGCTTCAGCGCCAGCACACGCAGATGCGTGCGTTCATGGAGCAGCAGGGGTTCACGCCGGGCGAGCGCCCGGATCGGGCGCAGCGGACCCGTCCGGACTCGGCGCAGCGCGCGGCGGTCCGTGCGCAGATGGAAACGCTGCGGGCCGAGACGGAGGCAGGGATCGAGCGGATCCTGAATGCCGAGCAGAAGCAGAAGTACGAGGCACTCCGGGAGCAGATGAGGGAGCGGCGCGGCGATCGGCCGAATCGTCCCCCGCGAAGGCTCAGAGGGTGA